ACACCTCGTCCATAATTAGGTAAAAGCGGCTCAACTCAGATACCAGTGCTGGATTTGTTATCCATGGGGCCACCAAATATTTACCAAATTTCAGAAACTATATAAGTCTGCACTTCAGAGCATACATAAAGGATGAAAAGATGTTTTCTCACTATTAAATTCACCCTTACAAGTAACAAGAGTAAATTTACTCCACGTTTGATCAAGATTCATATTTAGATTACTCATTTCCCTCATGAGATGGTGAACTATATTATTAAGTGTATCATTTTTGACCTATAAATATTAGCAAATCAGATTCAGTTTACACAAGCATATTCTATAGAAAATTAGAGTATATCAGATAATACAGATTTATTATATTATAGCGCAAAGAACAGAAATACACTCCTAACTGCAAAATATAACTATGGATTCTGAATTCAATTTGATAGACTTGCAAGTTCAAACTGATATAGACTTTCGGTAATCTTTTGTCAGTGTAGCAGTGAATCTCACAAAATGTAAGTACTACTGTTTGCAATATAATTTTGAAACTTAAATGAATAACACCAATTGAACTGATGGGAAGTCGATCCAGTTGCTTATACAATATAAACTATGACATTATATGGCATAATGGCAATAACAAATATCTATTTATATACTATTAAGGACCTACATATATTTCAGGTTTGAATATTTTATAATGAATATATAGAGTTCTATGTATTACACGGTCTACTCCAGAAACCACTACACAGATGTGACCAAACTTACAGTGTGCCCAGACAGAACCAGTAGTATATTACTTTAGATGCGTTGATATTCTAATATCTTTCTTTAGAAAAAGTTTGCTTTATAccataaattatttatttaatggTATTGACGCTCACATGTCTATATAATATGCTAGATGAAACTATTTTCTTTTATCCACCACTGGCACCAAGCCAAGATCTTTTAGGTATTTCTGATGTAAGAGCTAGTACCATCAAAGTAATACATCACTTGATGACTCAAGTCCAATTCCTAATATGCTAACTACTGTAAAAATTTTGTTAACATAGGAATTGCAACGAATTCCTATGTAAATTGAAGTAATACATCACTTGATGACTCAAGTCCAATTCCTATGCTAACTAAAGTTTGCTACTACTTTTAAATTGTAAAAGTTAGTACAATGAGATATGCTAACTAAAGTTTGAAACTGCGAGATTTGCTTTGAACTATTATATAAAGTACATTACCTTCATAAAGTCGGCTAGAACCAAGAAAGAATCTTTTTTGTAGCCCGCTTCCTCTAAAACATGAGTCAGAACTTGCTGAATAAAAGCGGACATTATTAGAATCATATGCTATCAGAAACATAGCATGCGGCATTAGTAATATATATAGATTTTACCCAGCCTATAACATGGAATGGTTCTTTACAAACGTGGGAAGTCGGCAAAGCCTAATGTTTCCACTTAAATTAATCTAAATCATCTTTAACAAAAAGTTATATAAATGGATTCTAAAGATACTTGTATTTTCTATTTCTTTCACCAAGTTATTATTCATTCCTAAACAAAAATCCATTTCTTAATTTATTTACTCTCAGTTTAAGAAATCAAAAAATAAGAGGATCGAATACTCCTAGTCATACTATGTAATTCATAAAGAAGACTGTAATTCATAAGGAACCGTTCAGTTCTGCTTGTGTTCTACTGTTGGTTTTATGCAAAATATGGTCAGATCAGCAAGGGAAAGAAAGACTAATGAAAACTGGACATTCacatcaaaacaatgctaattgACAATGCCATAGTTTTTCATATACATACCTCCCTCTGTTGTTCAGAAATAAATTGCCCCGTCAAATCCCGCAAAACATCCAACATATCATTGAATGCAACTTTTCCATTGCCATCCAAATCATAAACCTTGAAAATGACTACAATGACAATATAGAAAGAATTACAATAACAGAGTGAGGAGTGTATCCAAAAGTAGATGCAGAAAGAACATGTTATAGCATATAGATACAATAACAAAAATTAAGGAAGATAATACATATACGTCAAAGATTAAGTTCATTACATTCCACTTTTTGTTGCAGGGTTGCACGAGAACTAAATGCTGACAAGAAAGCAACAAATTCTTTAAAATTCAGTCCATCCACCATCCGGAACAATCTCTGCAAACAAAAGTACAATGTGTATACACAGCCATCAATCGTTTCCCCATTTATTAGATAACACCCAACTCTACAAAAAAAactctttatttttattttttttaatagaAAGTGGTCCAAGTAATTAGAAATCAAGATCAATTTCTACGACTTGCTAAAAAATGACTAGACCTTTACGCAATCCTA
The sequence above is drawn from the Apium graveolens cultivar Ventura chromosome 2, ASM990537v1, whole genome shotgun sequence genome and encodes:
- the LOC141706868 gene encoding uncharacterized protein LOC141706868, with product MGNTSSMLTQYDIEEVQEHCNHTFSLQEIASLYQRFCQLDRNGGGFISAEEFLSVPEFAVNPLSQRLFRMVDGLNFKEFVAFLSAFSSRATLQQKVEFIFKVYDLDGNGKVAFNDMLDVLRDLTGQFISEQQREQVLTHVLEEAGYKKDSFLVLADFMKILGSSGLKMEVEVPVD